A region from the Sutcliffiella horikoshii genome encodes:
- a CDS encoding HAMP domain-containing sensor histidine kinase, whose amino-acid sequence MNQLQRYLKQLPIRWKITIWSSLVLFVLFVAYNSVQYYVMRTWMIEQEERNIQEKMNEIQAYFSEQPFFVGRTEIVNSSGFIEKVNETNELIRVIDKDGALLVAVATNLPRELLITPVESKNLEHVKVNGKHYLIHRKPVITNGFIGYIEIIRDLKNYERLRGLIFLVTWSAGAGAILLSGVGGMLIAKQLLAPIQALTDTMKRIKMRGFKERVPQDKNQKDEIADLSNVFNEMMDDVEISFQKQKQFVEDASHELRTPISILEGHLKLLNRWGKNDPEVLEESLKASQQEVERLKMLVYELLELTRLESDRLELAEDFIEPVHVVEDVVKKFTLLYPSLTFKYENTLKSEMKVAIAERHLEQVLIILLDNAVKYSNGSTTVEIVTEQIQDHFALSIKDYGIGIPKEDLEKVFDRFYRVDKARSREKGGQGLGLSIAKRMVTNYKGTISADSEEGEWTIITVKLNGVLEEDTQQE is encoded by the coding sequence ATTACTATATGGTCCTCCCTGGTATTATTCGTTCTTTTCGTAGCATACAACTCTGTTCAATATTATGTGATGAGGACGTGGATGATTGAACAAGAAGAACGCAATATACAGGAAAAGATGAATGAGATTCAAGCTTATTTCTCGGAGCAACCTTTCTTTGTAGGTAGGACGGAAATAGTAAACAGCAGCGGTTTTATCGAGAAAGTAAATGAAACCAATGAACTTATCCGTGTCATCGATAAAGATGGAGCTCTGCTGGTTGCGGTTGCAACAAATCTACCTCGAGAACTACTCATCACTCCAGTTGAAAGCAAAAACCTGGAGCATGTGAAGGTAAATGGAAAACATTATCTCATCCATCGAAAACCTGTGATTACCAATGGATTTATTGGGTACATAGAAATCATAAGAGACTTAAAGAATTATGAAAGGCTTCGAGGATTGATTTTCCTTGTCACATGGTCTGCCGGTGCCGGAGCGATTCTGTTGAGTGGAGTCGGTGGTATGCTTATAGCCAAACAGCTCCTCGCTCCGATTCAAGCGCTCACAGATACGATGAAGCGGATCAAGATGCGCGGCTTTAAAGAACGTGTGCCGCAAGATAAAAATCAAAAGGATGAAATAGCAGACTTGTCCAATGTTTTTAATGAAATGATGGATGATGTGGAGATTTCTTTCCAAAAACAAAAACAGTTTGTGGAGGATGCCTCTCATGAATTGAGAACCCCAATTTCCATTTTAGAGGGCCATCTTAAACTGCTCAACCGTTGGGGGAAAAATGATCCTGAGGTGCTGGAAGAATCATTAAAGGCATCACAACAGGAAGTAGAAAGGCTCAAAATGCTCGTCTATGAACTCCTGGAACTCACTCGCCTGGAATCCGACCGATTGGAATTAGCAGAGGACTTCATTGAGCCTGTCCATGTTGTGGAAGATGTTGTGAAAAAATTCACCCTGCTATATCCTTCTCTGACATTTAAGTATGAAAACACCTTAAAAAGTGAAATGAAAGTAGCGATTGCAGAAAGACATTTGGAACAGGTGCTTATCATCCTACTTGATAACGCCGTAAAATATTCGAACGGATCTACTACTGTTGAGATCGTTACAGAACAAATCCAAGATCACTTTGCTTTATCCATTAAAGATTACGGCATTGGTATCCCAAAAGAAGATTTGGAAAAAGTCTTTGATCGTTTTTATAGAGTGGATAAAGCACGGAGTAGAGAAAAAGGTGGACAAGGTCTCGGTCTGTCTATCGCCAAGAGAATGGTGACTAATTATAAAGGCACTATTTCAGCGGACAGTGAAGAAGGCGAATGGACGATTATTACGGTTAAGCTAAATGGTGTATTAGAAGAAGATACACAACAGGAGTAG
- a CDS encoding S1C family serine protease produces the protein MGYYDDHVTQKRTRKEKSFGKVVFAAVTGGVVGALGIVAMLPVLLDWGFYMDNNEAGASETAPMSVETNSVVQTDQVEYEKIQTNITNAVENVSEAVVGVVNIQRGGNSLFDPRGAQGDQEAGTGSGVVYKKENGKAYIVTNAHVIDGASKVEVSLVDGTRVEAEVVGSDALTDLAVLTVDDANIKQVAKFGDSDAITLGEPVIAIGNPLGLEFFGSVTQGIISGKERIIPVDIDQNGQPDWEADVIQTDAAINPGNSGGALVNLRGEVIGINSMKIAQSRVEGIGFAIPIRAVQPIIEDLEKHKEVQRPFMGVGLASLSDVPLEAQRSTLKLPEEVKSGIVVTGVEPTSPSDKAGLKQYDVIVKLDDQEIKDALGLRKFLYSQKNIGDTMKVSYYRDGKLEETEMKLVKQMF, from the coding sequence ATGGGTTATTATGACGATCATGTAACTCAAAAGAGAACAAGGAAAGAAAAGAGCTTCGGAAAAGTAGTGTTCGCTGCTGTCACAGGAGGAGTCGTAGGTGCGCTTGGAATTGTAGCAATGTTACCTGTCCTTTTGGATTGGGGATTTTACATGGATAACAATGAGGCGGGTGCTTCTGAAACAGCTCCAATGAGTGTGGAAACCAACTCGGTTGTTCAAACAGACCAGGTGGAATACGAAAAAATACAAACTAATATAACAAATGCGGTAGAAAACGTTTCTGAAGCTGTAGTTGGGGTAGTTAATATACAAAGAGGCGGAAATTCACTATTCGACCCGCGTGGTGCACAAGGAGATCAGGAGGCGGGAACCGGCTCAGGTGTTGTTTACAAAAAGGAGAACGGTAAAGCCTATATTGTAACTAACGCACATGTTATTGACGGAGCCTCAAAAGTGGAAGTAAGCCTTGTTGATGGAACAAGAGTAGAAGCTGAAGTCGTAGGCAGTGATGCTCTAACAGATTTAGCCGTATTAACGGTGGACGATGCAAACATCAAACAAGTTGCAAAGTTCGGTGACTCTGATGCAATCACGCTTGGTGAACCTGTCATTGCTATTGGAAATCCATTAGGACTTGAATTCTTTGGATCAGTTACTCAAGGAATCATAAGTGGAAAAGAGCGGATTATTCCCGTTGATATAGATCAAAATGGCCAACCTGACTGGGAAGCAGATGTTATTCAAACGGATGCTGCCATTAACCCAGGTAACAGTGGTGGAGCACTTGTAAATCTTCGTGGTGAAGTTATAGGTATCAACTCCATGAAAATAGCTCAATCAAGAGTGGAAGGTATAGGATTTGCTATTCCAATCCGTGCTGTTCAACCAATCATTGAGGATCTTGAAAAACATAAAGAAGTACAAAGACCGTTTATGGGAGTCGGCTTGGCTTCACTTTCTGATGTTCCTCTTGAAGCACAAAGGTCTACTTTAAAGCTTCCTGAAGAAGTGAAAAGTGGAATTGTCGTAACAGGAGTAGAACCAACTTCCCCTTCTGATAAGGCTGGTCTTAAACAATACGATGTTATCGTAAAACTAGATGATCAAGAAATAAAGGACGCACTTGGTTTAAGAAAATTCCTTTATAGCCAAAAGAATATCGGCGACACGATGAAAGTTAGCTATTATCGTGATGGTAAATTGGAAGAAACAGAAATGAAACTGGTTAAGCAGATGTTCTAG
- a CDS encoding metal-dependent hydrolase, whose product MDTITHTLFGMTIYGAVDKRQDDKKTKIAMFVSAVGASQIPDSDVISSLWDTEGMYQMWHRGITHSLFMVPIWALLFFLISIWFLKRKDWRFLWVPLIAVFIHNTADLFNAWGTGYLEPFSSIRVTFGTIPIVDFVIWTIIAIAFFARKLWNKERHLLYRLVWILIIAHVALQTSQGYVLYKQYEDKYEQVALSASFLPWHFSVIGKNEHTVEIFDDALFTSPKLQYTLKSAEEADLDTLFTEVPEAKTLYEWSPFVVIVDDKERLGIYDPRFYRNGQSFLFEYIEKQ is encoded by the coding sequence GTGGATACAATTACCCACACACTTTTTGGGATGACCATTTATGGCGCAGTGGATAAACGCCAAGATGACAAAAAGACTAAAATAGCAATGTTTGTCTCAGCAGTCGGGGCAAGCCAAATTCCGGATAGTGATGTCATCTCTAGCCTCTGGGACACAGAAGGCATGTACCAAATGTGGCACAGAGGAATTACTCACTCGCTATTTATGGTTCCGATATGGGCATTGCTCTTCTTTTTAATAAGTATCTGGTTTTTAAAAAGAAAAGATTGGCGCTTTCTCTGGGTGCCGCTTATTGCTGTATTCATACATAACACAGCAGATTTGTTTAATGCATGGGGAACAGGCTATCTAGAACCCTTCTCGTCTATAAGAGTAACCTTTGGCACCATCCCCATCGTGGATTTTGTCATCTGGACAATTATTGCGATCGCTTTTTTCGCGAGAAAGCTTTGGAATAAAGAAAGACATCTCCTATATCGTTTGGTATGGATATTGATAATTGCCCACGTTGCCTTACAAACGAGCCAGGGATATGTGTTGTACAAGCAATATGAAGATAAATACGAGCAAGTCGCATTATCTGCAAGTTTCCTCCCTTGGCATTTTTCTGTGATAGGTAAAAATGAACATACAGTGGAAATCTTTGACGACGCCCTTTTCACTAGTCCTAAATTGCAATACACCCTAAAATCAGCAGAAGAAGCCGATTTGGACACACTATTCACCGAAGTGCCAGAAGCAAAAACCTTATACGAATGGTCTCCCTTCGTGGTCATTGTCGATGACAAAGAAAGACTGGGCATCTACGACCCAAGATTCTACCGCAACGGGCAATCATTCCTATTTGAATATATAGAAAAACAGTGA
- a CDS encoding DUF1128 domain-containing protein: MNLTEKSTENVEYMIEAIKGKLKVLNLGAIKPSHFDEEMYEELKDIYELVMRKPSFSPNEMQAIAEELGNLRKQ, from the coding sequence ATGAACTTAACAGAAAAATCAACTGAAAATGTAGAATATATGATCGAAGCCATCAAAGGTAAACTAAAAGTGTTAAACCTTGGTGCCATCAAGCCTTCACACTTTGATGAAGAAATGTATGAAGAGCTAAAAGACATTTATGAACTTGTCATGAGAAAACCATCTTTCAGCCCCAACGAAATGCAAGCAATCGCAGAAGAACTCGGCAACCTGCGTAAACAATAA
- a CDS encoding YtxH domain-containing protein: MGNRNKLVDGMLIGALIGGAISLLDKNTRTTVIHNGKCVGGKLKYAIQHPQEIADSVRNQIESVRTTVEDVSKDIDYLRSKVNELKETTPQMLEIVSETKEVIAKHLESAERKNKILS, encoded by the coding sequence ATGGGGAACAGAAATAAATTAGTGGATGGTATGCTTATTGGGGCGCTTATTGGAGGGGCCATTTCTTTATTAGATAAAAATACAAGAACCACGGTCATACATAATGGCAAGTGTGTTGGTGGAAAATTAAAGTATGCGATACAGCATCCACAGGAAATTGCTGATTCAGTACGAAATCAAATTGAATCTGTTAGAACAACTGTGGAAGATGTATCTAAAGATATTGATTACCTTCGTTCTAAAGTGAATGAGTTAAAAGAAACGACGCCGCAAATGCTTGAGATTGTTTCAGAAACTAAAGAAGTGATTGCCAAGCATTTGGAATCAGCAGAGCGAAAGAATAAAATCTTGTCGTAA
- a CDS encoding YihY/virulence factor BrkB family protein, giving the protein MGILRFGKQLFHRLDRNEALGMSAELAYFFLLSLFPFLIFLLTLIAYVPITQDDVLGVIHQYAPGDTMLLIESNVVRILNEQRGDLLSFGIIATIWFASNGINAIVRAFNRAFDVNENRHFFIVRGTAILLTLAMVFVIIVALLLPVFGREIGLFIFSSYGLSEEFITIWNTIRWGVSFVILFFVFTCLYLAAPNIRLHLKDVLAGSFFATIGWMSVSVLFSYYVSNFGNYTAMYGSLGGIIVLLVWFYLSGLMIIIGGEINAILLQWKKSFVR; this is encoded by the coding sequence ATGGGAATTTTACGTTTTGGAAAACAGCTGTTTCATCGCCTAGACAGGAATGAAGCATTGGGAATGTCAGCAGAGTTAGCGTACTTTTTCTTATTATCTCTTTTTCCGTTTCTTATTTTTTTACTCACGTTGATAGCCTATGTTCCAATAACACAGGATGATGTATTGGGAGTGATTCACCAATATGCTCCTGGCGACACGATGCTTCTAATTGAATCGAATGTCGTCCGAATACTAAATGAACAACGCGGGGATCTATTGTCATTTGGTATCATTGCAACCATTTGGTTTGCTTCCAATGGAATCAATGCGATTGTTCGAGCATTCAATAGGGCATTTGATGTAAATGAGAACAGGCATTTCTTCATTGTTAGGGGCACGGCAATTTTGTTGACCCTTGCGATGGTTTTTGTCATTATTGTTGCGCTTTTACTACCTGTTTTCGGCAGGGAGATCGGTTTGTTTATATTTTCTTCCTACGGTCTGTCGGAAGAATTTATCACCATTTGGAATACCATTAGGTGGGGAGTAAGTTTTGTTATTTTGTTTTTTGTTTTTACCTGTTTATATTTGGCTGCCCCCAACATCAGGCTGCATTTGAAAGATGTCCTTGCAGGTTCTTTTTTTGCAACGATCGGCTGGATGTCCGTTTCTGTGTTGTTTTCCTATTATGTGAGCAACTTCGGGAACTATACAGCGATGTATGGGAGTCTTGGAGGGATCATTGTTTTGCTTGTTTGGTTTTACCTTTCAGGCTTAATGATAATCATTGGTGGAGAAATCAATGCCATCTTGCTGCAATGGAAGAAAAGCTTTGTGCGATAA
- a CDS encoding heavy metal translocating P-type ATPase, whose translation MKEMTENLQKESLFNRFTTHIELIFAIISGVLIFTGWILLKFDIQTVAIPIFILAFLIGGYFKAKEGIQDTIEEKELNVEMLMIIAAIGAAIIGYWMEGAILIFIFALSGALETYTMNRSQKEISALMDIQPEEALRIMDDKEERVHISELAIGDHVLVKPGERIPTDGNIIRGESAIDEAAITGESIPLEKKHGDGVYAGTMNVNGSIVVEVTKLSTETLFQKIINLVQNAQSEKSPSQQFLERFEGPYVKIVLVVVAVMMVLPHFLLGWSWNETFYRAMILLVVASPCALVASIMPATLSAISNGARKGILFKGGVHLENLSHLQAIAFDKTGTLTKGKPEVTDVVVRENITQEEFLFIVGSIESYSNHPLAQAITAYAKKNTPKPLQRPDHLDDKAGWGVKGNLHEKEYLVGKADFVGTDAAKVFENGVAETFTNEGKTVVYVSDEAGIVGILALKDVIRKETVEAIKQLQALQVQTIMITGDSERTAAAIAKQAAIGKYVAECLPETKVETVKNLKEEYNIVGMVGDGINDAPALATANVGIAMGEGTDVALETADVVLMKNDLVKIAEAIKLSKRMNKIIKQNVIFSITVIMLLISSNFLQFIDLPFGVIGHEGSTILVILNGLRLLR comes from the coding sequence ATGAAAGAAATGACAGAAAACCTACAGAAAGAATCCCTTTTCAACAGGTTCACCACTCATATTGAACTTATTTTCGCCATTATTTCAGGCGTTCTTATTTTTACAGGTTGGATCCTTTTAAAGTTTGACATTCAGACGGTTGCGATTCCCATCTTTATTCTCGCTTTTTTAATTGGCGGATATTTTAAAGCCAAAGAAGGCATTCAGGATACTATTGAAGAGAAAGAGCTGAATGTGGAAATGCTGATGATCATCGCGGCCATTGGTGCCGCAATCATTGGATATTGGATGGAGGGCGCTATCCTTATCTTTATTTTCGCATTAAGTGGAGCCTTGGAAACCTACACGATGAATCGAAGTCAAAAAGAAATTTCTGCCCTCATGGACATTCAGCCTGAGGAAGCATTAAGAATAATGGATGACAAGGAAGAACGAGTCCATATTTCTGAACTTGCCATTGGTGATCACGTACTTGTTAAACCTGGCGAACGCATCCCGACAGACGGAAACATTATTAGAGGGGAATCCGCGATAGATGAAGCTGCCATTACGGGCGAATCCATCCCCCTTGAGAAAAAACACGGCGATGGGGTCTATGCGGGAACCATGAACGTCAATGGCTCCATAGTAGTGGAGGTCACAAAACTTTCTACAGAAACCTTGTTCCAAAAAATTATTAATCTTGTTCAAAATGCTCAAAGTGAAAAATCCCCTTCGCAACAATTTTTGGAACGTTTTGAAGGGCCGTATGTAAAAATTGTACTTGTTGTTGTAGCCGTCATGATGGTCCTCCCTCATTTCCTACTGGGATGGAGTTGGAACGAAACATTCTACAGGGCGATGATTTTACTTGTTGTTGCTTCCCCTTGCGCCCTTGTTGCTTCCATTATGCCAGCAACATTATCGGCCATCTCGAATGGGGCACGCAAAGGAATCTTGTTTAAAGGAGGCGTGCACCTAGAAAACTTAAGCCATCTGCAAGCCATCGCTTTTGATAAAACAGGTACGCTAACCAAAGGAAAGCCGGAAGTGACAGATGTAGTCGTACGCGAAAACATCACACAAGAAGAATTCTTATTTATCGTCGGGTCTATTGAAAGTTATTCTAACCATCCCCTGGCACAAGCTATCACTGCTTACGCCAAAAAGAATACCCCTAAACCACTGCAGCGTCCGGATCATTTGGATGACAAGGCTGGCTGGGGAGTGAAGGGCAACCTACACGAAAAAGAATATCTTGTTGGAAAGGCCGATTTTGTGGGTACAGATGCTGCCAAAGTATTTGAAAATGGTGTTGCAGAAACCTTTACTAATGAAGGAAAAACAGTTGTTTACGTAAGTGACGAAGCAGGAATAGTCGGCATCCTTGCTTTAAAAGATGTTATTCGCAAAGAAACCGTGGAAGCCATTAAGCAGCTGCAAGCCCTTCAGGTTCAAACTATTATGATTACTGGTGATAGCGAGCGCACTGCTGCGGCCATTGCAAAACAGGCCGCTATTGGAAAGTATGTCGCAGAATGCTTGCCTGAGACAAAAGTAGAAACTGTAAAAAACTTAAAAGAGGAATATAATATTGTCGGCATGGTTGGTGACGGGATCAATGATGCTCCCGCACTCGCAACAGCAAACGTGGGTATAGCCATGGGAGAAGGAACGGATGTGGCATTAGAAACTGCTGACGTCGTTTTGATGAAAAATGACCTTGTTAAAATTGCCGAAGCCATAAAACTTTCAAAGAGAATGAACAAAATTATAAAACAAAATGTTATTTTCTCCATAACTGTGATAATGCTTCTGATCAGTTCCAACTTCCTTCAGTTCATTGATCTCCCTTTCGGAGTCATCGGACATGAAGGGAGTACCATACTCGTTATCTTAAATGGGTTAAGATTATTGCGATAA
- a CDS encoding DMT family transporter, translating to MKAEKFFTSKLGIIVAAMFATFLWGSAFPAIKLSYTALNIGANEYDKQLLFAGYRFFLAGIMIYLFFTLFKQSLKLRRATIVPLAQLGLVQTFLQYLLFYFGLSYSTGMQGAVIAGTASFFQILFAHFLYADDSLSVRKWLGIALGFGGVLVVNLPKAGAGFQFGIGELLLLLAMMASAYGNIMAKERAASMDVSYLTAYQMLFGSVGLIIVGGVSAGFFPFAFDGYTLLLVVYLAFLSAAGFILWNNVMKYNKVGKVSMYLFLVPVFGVLLSGLFLNEVMHYTILIGLMFVVIGIIIVNGQKTDDKAPKEKLQSSA from the coding sequence GTGAAGGCTGAAAAATTTTTCACAAGCAAGCTTGGTATCATTGTAGCGGCAATGTTTGCAACATTTTTGTGGGGCAGTGCATTTCCGGCAATTAAACTAAGTTATACAGCTTTAAATATAGGGGCGAATGAATACGACAAGCAGCTATTATTTGCCGGCTATCGATTCTTCCTCGCTGGGATTATGATCTATTTATTTTTTACCCTATTCAAGCAATCGCTAAAACTGAGAAGAGCGACAATTGTTCCGTTGGCACAGTTAGGGCTTGTCCAGACTTTCTTGCAATATTTATTGTTTTACTTTGGATTAAGTTATTCCACTGGCATGCAAGGAGCGGTTATTGCTGGAACAGCTTCGTTTTTTCAAATCTTGTTTGCTCATTTTTTATATGCAGACGATTCATTGTCTGTACGAAAATGGCTTGGGATTGCCCTTGGCTTTGGAGGTGTGTTGGTGGTTAATTTGCCAAAAGCAGGGGCGGGCTTTCAGTTTGGAATAGGGGAGTTATTGCTGTTACTGGCAATGATGGCTTCTGCTTATGGAAACATCATGGCTAAAGAACGCGCGGCTTCCATGGATGTATCCTATTTGACGGCATATCAAATGTTGTTCGGATCGGTAGGATTAATTATTGTTGGTGGAGTGAGCGCAGGTTTCTTTCCTTTTGCCTTTGACGGTTATACATTATTACTTGTAGTGTATCTTGCATTTTTATCGGCAGCAGGCTTTATATTGTGGAACAACGTAATGAAATATAACAAGGTTGGCAAAGTGTCGATGTACCTGTTCCTTGTACCTGTATTTGGTGTGTTACTATCTGGTCTGTTTTTAAATGAGGTTATGCACTATACGATTTTGATTGGGTTAATGTTTGTGGTTATAGGCATTATTATTGTGAATGGACAAAAGACAGACGATAAAGCACCAAAAGAAAAACTGCAATCTTCCGCTTGA
- a CDS encoding BH0509 family protein has product MSRQERKNMINFIEVMKKADRESLAFMTDADIEHLYNNVYEQMMIHQSL; this is encoded by the coding sequence ATGAGCAGACAGGAACGTAAAAACATGATTAATTTTATTGAAGTGATGAAGAAGGCAGATCGTGAGTCACTGGCTTTTATGACGGATGCCGACATCGAGCATTTATACAATAATGTTTACGAGCAAATGATGATTCATCAGAGCTTATAA
- a CDS encoding SRPBCC family protein translates to MVNVITEIVINCSKMQVADYAANPDHAPVWYDNIDSSDWRTPKPLQLGSQIAFRAKFLGKELAYIYEIVEFIPGEKLTMKTAQGPFPMETTYTWTAINTNTTKMTLQNKGEPKGFSKLFSPVMATMMKKANEKDLKKIKAILENQ, encoded by the coding sequence ATGGTGAATGTTATAACAGAGATTGTAATTAACTGTTCGAAAATGCAAGTAGCGGACTATGCAGCAAACCCGGATCATGCGCCGGTTTGGTATGATAATATCGATTCATCCGATTGGAGAACACCCAAACCTTTGCAGTTAGGTTCACAAATTGCGTTTAGAGCGAAATTTCTTGGCAAAGAGCTCGCGTACATATATGAAATTGTTGAATTTATACCAGGTGAAAAATTAACGATGAAAACTGCCCAAGGACCGTTCCCAATGGAAACAACTTATACATGGACAGCTATAAATACCAACACAACTAAGATGACACTACAAAATAAAGGAGAACCAAAAGGCTTTTCCAAACTTTTTTCACCTGTCATGGCAACCATGATGAAGAAGGCAAACGAGAAAGATTTGAAGAAAATAAAGGCTATATTAGAGAACCAATAG
- a CDS encoding MFS transporter encodes MFASYYPFQNVHKLCRIRDGKNTKISRLHLMNRFRFWILVSIVAVSGFSQGMLLPLIAVIFENSGVSSTLNGLNATALYIGILLASPFMEQPLRKYGYRPVILVGGFLVVVSLALFPLWQSFWFWFVLRLLIGIGDHALHFATQTWITSFSAENVRGRNISLYGVFFGIGFATGPLMTPLVEINQALPFILSSILCLIGWLFLFFLKNEHPEQELGVNSFFETIKRFRKAWKYGWIAFLPPLGYGFLEASLNGSFPIYALRSGIEVGSVSVLLASFAIGGIVFQLPLGILSDKFGRRNILLVILSLGCLSFVTASFLEGTFIALAVCIFIAGMLVGSTFSLGISYMTDLMPKNLLPTGNLMCGIAFSIGSLGGPFFGGLFIQYFSDISFFHIISFLLFVIFLLTYSFGERGLVAVKG; translated from the coding sequence TTGTTTGCTTCGTATTATCCATTCCAAAATGTTCATAAATTATGTAGAATTAGGGATGGTAAAAATACTAAAATTTCGAGGTTGCATCTTATGAATCGTTTTCGTTTTTGGATCCTTGTATCCATCGTCGCAGTTTCCGGCTTTAGCCAAGGAATGCTATTACCCTTAATTGCTGTCATATTTGAAAATAGTGGCGTCTCCTCCACTTTGAATGGATTGAACGCTACTGCCTTATATATTGGAATATTACTTGCATCTCCTTTTATGGAACAGCCTTTACGTAAATACGGCTACCGCCCTGTTATATTGGTCGGTGGTTTTCTGGTTGTAGTATCTCTTGCCCTTTTCCCATTATGGCAAAGTTTTTGGTTCTGGTTTGTATTGAGATTGCTGATTGGAATTGGGGACCATGCCCTGCACTTTGCAACGCAAACCTGGATAACATCGTTCTCTGCTGAAAATGTACGCGGACGAAATATATCACTATATGGAGTGTTTTTTGGAATAGGTTTTGCGACTGGACCATTAATGACTCCTCTGGTCGAAATTAATCAGGCCCTACCTTTTATCCTATCTTCCATTCTTTGTTTGATAGGCTGGTTGTTCTTATTTTTCTTGAAAAATGAGCACCCGGAACAAGAACTTGGGGTGAATTCATTTTTTGAGACCATCAAACGTTTTCGTAAAGCTTGGAAATACGGATGGATTGCGTTCCTACCGCCTTTAGGCTATGGTTTTCTGGAAGCTTCACTAAACGGTAGTTTTCCCATTTATGCTTTGCGCTCCGGTATTGAAGTTGGAAGTGTATCTGTATTACTTGCATCTTTTGCTATCGGAGGTATCGTTTTTCAGCTTCCTCTTGGGATACTGAGCGACAAATTTGGTCGTCGGAATATCTTATTGGTCATTCTTTCCCTTGGGTGCTTAAGTTTTGTAACGGCGAGTTTCCTTGAAGGTACTTTCATTGCGTTGGCGGTATGCATCTTCATCGCAGGAATGCTCGTGGGATCTACCTTCTCACTAGGTATCAGCTATATGACCGACCTGATGCCGAAAAACCTGCTCCCTACTGGTAACCTTATGTGTGGAATTGCCTTTAGTATCGGGAGCCTAGGAGGACCATTCTTCGGAGGACTCTTTATTCAATACTTTTCAGACATCAGCTTTTTCCACATCATCAGCTTTTTGCTGTTCGTGATATTTCTGTTAACGTATTCTTTTGGAGAGCGCGGATTGGTTGCGGTGAAAGGGTAA
- a CDS encoding OsmC family protein, with product MEFKMKEVGFTTNLEYGELHVAGDEQYGFRPYQLMVSSIAVCSGGVLKSILKKKRLEIEDIGIKADVTRNEKEANRIEKIHIHYTIKGKDLVESKIESAIELASKNCPMVQSVKGSIEIEETFELV from the coding sequence ATGGAATTCAAAATGAAAGAAGTGGGATTTACAACGAACTTAGAATATGGAGAATTACATGTTGCAGGGGATGAACAGTATGGTTTCCGTCCATATCAGTTGATGGTATCTTCCATCGCAGTCTGCAGTGGAGGCGTGCTAAAGAGCATCCTAAAGAAAAAGCGTCTAGAAATTGAAGATATAGGCATTAAAGCAGACGTTACCCGTAATGAAAAAGAAGCAAACCGAATCGAGAAGATACATATCCATTACACGATTAAAGGTAAAGACTTGGTGGAGAGCAAAATTGAGTCTGCTATCGAACTTGCCAGCAAAAACTGCCCGATGGTCCAATCTGTCAAAGGCAGCATTGAAATTGAAGAGACATTTGAATTGGTTTAA